From the Solanum stenotomum isolate F172 chromosome 4, ASM1918654v1, whole genome shotgun sequence genome, one window contains:
- the LOC125861237 gene encoding uncharacterized protein LOC125861237 produces the protein MAFARLLAQIIRLKAQFPDYAIKTICLDNAVYPTLGGEQKQLENEIDWNSLSLSHLDPRTNQCEQEVQKIIYLQNIANQLPDAFTNLPRVTKSYIPAANAQVRVDVLIGKNVKANESGPHLKRGRPIGSKDKNPRKRKEINDQDGHNMEAIAHEELQDIINDDTKVEVHVPENNEN, from the exons ATGGCTTTTGCGAGGTTGTTGGCTCAAATAATAAGGTTAAAAGCACAATTTCCAGATTATGCAATAAAAACAATTTGTCTTGATAATGCTG tATACCCAACATTAGGGGGAGAACAAAAGCAGTTGGAAAATGAGATAGATTGGAATTCACTTTCACTGTCTCATTTAGACCCTCGAACAAATCAATGTGAGCAAGAagttcaaaagataatttatttgcaGAATATTGCAAATCAACTGCCGGATGCATTTACTAACCTTCCACGGGTTACTAAATCATATATCCCAGCTGCTAATGCTCAAGTTCGAGTTGATGTCCTGATAGGAAAAAATGTTAAGGCAAATGAGTCTGGACCACATTTAAAACGTGGTAGACCAATTGGTTCCAAGGATAAAAATCCTcggaaaaggaaagaaataaatgatCAAGATGGTCATAATATGGAGGCAATTGCTCATGAAGAGCTCCAAGACATAATAAATGATGACACCAAAGTGGAGGTCCATGTACCTGAAAATAATGAGAATTAG